GGCCAGCACCGCCCCGAACGGATGGCCTGACATGTCTCAGCCCCTGCTTTCCACCTCTGGCCTGCGCAAAGGTTTCACCGGCACCGGTGAACCGGCGGTCCGCGATGTGTCCTTGCAGGTGGCAGCGGGCGAGATCCTTGCGCTGATCGGCCCCTCGGGCTGCGGCAAATCCACCACCCTGCGGATGATCGCGGGGCTGGAGGCGCCCGACAGCGGCCGTGTCTTTCTGTCAGGGCGCGACATCACCGCGCTGGCCACCGAAAAGCGCGATATCGGTATGGTGTTTCAGGATTACGCGCTGTTTCCGCATATGAGCGTGGCGCAGAACATCCTGTTCGGCGCGCGCGATTCCGGCCCGCAGGTGCTGGAACGGCTGTTGGACATGGTCGGCCTCAGCGGTTTGGCCCACCGTTACCCGGACGAGCTGTCCGGCGGTCAGCAGCAGCGTGTCGCCCTTGCGCGCAGTTTTGCCGCCCGGCCGCGGGTGATCCTGCTGGACGAGCCGTTCTCGAACCTCGATCCCACCCTGCGCGCCGCCACGCGGCGAGAGATCCGGCGGATGCTGAAATCCTCGGGTCTGGGCGTGATCGTGGTGACCCATGATCAGGAAGAGGCGCTGAGTTTTGCCGACCGTGTGGCGGTGATGCACGAGGGCGCGATCCAGCAGGCAGGCACCGCGCAAGAGGTTTACGACCACCCGGTCAACGCCTTCGTGGCCGGGTTTCTGGGCCGCACCAACCTGATCGAGGGTATCGCTGACGGCACCACCTGCGCGACCCCTCTGGGCCGGGTGCGGCTGGACCGCTCGGCCACCGGGCTGGTCACGCTGTCGGTGCGCCCCGAAAGCCTGACCCTGCGTCCCTCCGACGCCCCCGATGCGGGGCGTGTATCGGCGGTCGAGTTCAAGGGCCATGACCTGACCTATTGGGTCGATTGGCGGGGAATGGAGGTGCAGGTCGATGCCCTGAACGACCTGCGCCTGCACGAGGGCGCGACCGTCACACTGGAAATCCGCGGCCCCGCAGTGGCGTTGCAGGATCACGTGCGGGGGTGACGTTTCCCAGCGACACGGCACGGCCGCCGCCGGCGCCGGGGATGTCGAAGGGAGCGCTGCGCAGAGTCTCCTCAGCAGAAACCGCGCTGCTGTCCCCATACCCTTGGTGTGACCGTTCGCATACGGCGCAGAGCGGTATTGCTTCGGCAGTGCAGTGGTGAGCGTGAACATGGCTGAGACTAAGCTGGCGTGACAGCTCTGCGGGACGCCGCCGCCATTCGCCAAGCCACCGTCAGCACGCGCTACTCCTTACTGAAATCGTTGCATTATTTCACGAGAATGCGGCTCATCAGGTCATAAGTGGCGCGAACGCGCTCTTCGTTGGGGTAGTTGCGGTTTGCCAAAACAACGACGCCCAGTTCCTCGCTCGGGACCATCACGACATAGCCGCCAAAGCCATTCGTGGAACCAGTCTTGTTCAGGATGACCTCGCCTTCGGTTGAGGCGTCTATTGCCTCCATAGGCTGAGGATTGAGAATGAAATCATAGCCGTTTCCCTCCACCATCCGCTCAAGGTCCGCAGGCCATGGATATGATTCCCAGATCATGGCTTGCGTAAAGAGCCGCGTCTGGAATTGACCGTCCTGTGTGCGGGCAATGGCCTCGCGCATTTCGGAGGAAACGTCGCCGTTCCCGAGTTCGATATCCAGCAGTGTCAGCATATCCCGAGCGGTCGATTTCACCCCATACGCCTCGTCGTCAAGCAGCCCCGGCGTCACCCGAATTGGTGCGTTCGTCTTGCGATCATACCCGTAGGCGTATTGATCCATCGCGTCCGATGGGACATTGATCCATGTGTTCGTCAGCCCGAGCGCGGGGAAAAGGATGGTCTCTGCTGCTTCCGCATAGCTCGTGTCCATCATGCTGGCAGTGATATGACCCAGCAGTCCGATGCTGACGTTGGAATAGCTTCGCGCGTCAGGCTCAGGCTGCTGCCAATTCTGAAGCCAATTCACCAGCTGATCGACATCCTCCGCCGCGTCCGGCACTTGCAGCGGCAACCCACCCGAGTGATGTGTTGCAAGGTCCATCAGGGTAAGATCACCCGCCTGGGAACCTTGGAGGGATGGCAGATAGGTAGCGACGGGCTCATCAAGAGAAAGCGTACCCCGCTTCTCTGCTAGAGCAGCCATTGTGACGTTGAAGATCTTGCTGATGGACCCGAGTTCGAAAACAGTGTCAGGCGTGACCGGGCGATTATCCCCCCTGGACGCAAGACCGGTTTGGTAAAGGCTGTGCTTTCCACCATGTGTTACGCCCACCACGAGACCGGGGATGTCATATTCCTCTATGACCCGCTCAAAAGCCGGGGCCGCTTTCTCGGCGAAATCTGTTTGACCTTCCTGCGCAACCACTGGTGTGAACCAGGTTGCGGAAAGCAGGATTGAAAAGATGGAAAGATGTTTCATTCTATGTCCGATTTTCTGCTCCGCCTTGTGTATGCAAAGGTCCCGCAGCCGCAAGGACAACGGCCTTCAAGTAGCAAAAAACGGCGTTCCGGCACGAATGACGGCTTTGGGCTTAGGTTGTGTGGAAACGCCGGTGCGTGCCGGCATCCACAGGCATCGAACGCGAGAACCTGGTTTGCGTTGAGCCAAGTGCAGATAGGGCGCATGGGAGCGGCGCTTTTTGGACCTGTCGCGGTTTTGTGCCGGTCAGGTGCTCTTGTTATGCGGCCCGTTGTTCGAAGATCACAGGTGATTTCCAGCCCAGTGCCGGGTGTCTGCGCCGTGGGTTGTGGAAGCCGCTGATATACTCGAACAGGGCGATCATGACGTCGCGCCGAGAGTGCCAACCCCAGCGCCAGACGAGTAACGCGTGAAAGTTGGTAATGCCCTGAAGGGCGGCATATCAAGGCGGTGTTCAGACGCCGTCCACTCTCAGTCGAGAATGGGATATGCCACATGTCAGGCCCTATCATCACCCATCTGCCCGGCCAGCAGCTTCCTGAACTTGGCGATCTCGTCCTCAAGTGCCTTCAGCGGCTTTGCCTCCTGCACCGCTGCGTGCCGCACTTCGGGATATTTCGACACCAGAGATGCAGGGCGTGGCTGCTTGCAGAGGTGCGCGTGGCTTTCTATAGAGGGCGGCATGGAATTTCCGGTGTGCGGCATACGAATTAGCAGCCCGGTGGCGTGAGGTTTCGCGCCGCCGGGCCTGCCATGACCGAATGACCCCTTGCCCGATGAAGGAATGCCGCCATGAGCGCGAATGACAGTCGCCCTGACGTCACCGATTACCGCGAGACCGTTTTCCTGCCGCAGACCGATTTCCCGATGCGGGCCGGTCTGCCACTGCGCGAGCCGGAATGGCTGGCCCGGTGGGCACGGATCGGCATCTATGACCGGCTGCGAGAGCGGTCCGGGGGCAGGGCGCCGTTCATTTTGCATGATGGCCCGCCCTATGCGAACGGCAACCTGCATATCGGGCATGCGCTGAACAAGGTGCTGAAGGATTTCATCACCCGCTCGCAGCAGATGATGGGGCGGGATGCGCGCTATGTTCCCGGCTGGGACTGCCACGGGCTGCCGATCGAATGGAAGATCGAGGAGCAGTATCGCCAGAAGGGGCAGGACAAGGACGCCGTCGATGTGGTCGAGTTCCGGCAGGAATGCCGCCGCTTTGCCGAGCATTGGGTGGATGTGCAGCGCGACGAGTTCAAGCGGCTGGGCGTCACCGGCAAGTGGGACGATCCCTATCTGACCATGGATTTCCACGCCGAGGCGGTGATCGCGGCCGAGTTCATGAAGCTTGTGATGAATGGCAGCCTCTATCAGGGGTCGAAGCCGGTGATGTGGTCGCCGGTCGAAAAGACCGCGCTGGCCGAAGCCGAGGTCGAATACAAGGACCATACCAGCCACACGATCTGGGTGCGGTTCAGGCCGGTGGGCGATGCCTTGGGCGGCGCTTCGGTGGTGATCTGGACGACGACGCCCTGGACGATTCCGCAGAACCGCGCGGTGGCCTTCAATCCCGGCATCGCCTATGGGCTGTATGAGGTGGAAGCGGCGGCCGAAAACGCCACGGCGACTCCCGGTGAAAGGCTGGTTCTGGCCGATGCGCTGGCCGAGAGCGTGATGGTGGCGGCGAAGGTCGAGGGTTATCGCCGTGTGGCCGATGTGCCTGCGGCGGATCTTGAGGGACTGCTGCTGGCCCATCCGTTCCGTGGCGTCGAAGGCGCAGATGGCGAATGGGATTACGACGTGCCGATGCTGCCCGGCGATCACGTCACCGATGAGGCGGGGACGGGGTTCGTTCATACCGCGCCCAGTCATGGCGACGACGACTATCAGCTTGGTCTGAAGCACGGGTTGCCGATGACCTATAATGTCGAGCCGGACGGATCCTATCGCGCGAATCTGCCGATCTTCGGGGGCGAGGCGATCATTCAGCCCGATGGGAAGGACGGGCCGGGCAATGTCAGCGTCATCAAGCAACTGGCTTATGCCGGCGCGCTGCTGGCGAAGGGCAAGGTCAAACACAGCTATCCGCATAGCTGGCGGTCGAAGGCGCCGCTGATCTATCGCAATACGCCGCAATGGTTCGCGGCCATCGACAAGCCGCTGGCTGACGGCATGGGCGAATATGGCGACACCATCCGCGCCCGCGCGCTGGCCAGTATCGACAGGCTGGTGCGCTGGACCCCGCAATCGGGGCGCAACCGCATCCACTCGATGGTCGAGAACCGGCCCGACTGGGTGCTGTCGCGCCAGCGGGCATGGGGGGTGCCGCTGACCTGTTTCGTGCGTCGCGGCGTCAAGCCCGATGCCGCGGATTACCTGCTGCGCGATCAGCGGGTGAATGACCGGATCATCGCCGCCTTTGAACGGGACGGTGCCGATAGCTGGTATCGCGACGGCTTCAAGGCACAGATGCTTGACGGCGTGGCGAACCCCGAGGATTACGAACAGGTCATGGATGTGCTGGACGTGTGGTTCGACAGCGGTTCGACCCATGCTTTCGTGCTGCGCGACCGCGCCGATGGCTCGCCCGATGGCATTGCCGATCTGTATCTGGAAGGCACCGACCAGCATCGCGGCTGGTTCCAGTCCTCGTTGTTGCAGGCCAGCGCGACGAAGGGGCGCGCGCCCTATAAGGGTGTGCTGACGCATGGGTTCACGCTGGATGAGAAGGGCATGAAGATGTCCAAATCTCTGGGCAATACCATCGTCCCCGCCAAGGTCGTCGAACAATATGGCGCCGATATCCTGCGGCTTTGGGTGGCGCAGGTCGATTACAGCGCCGACAGCCGCATCGGGCCGGAAATCCTGAAAGGGGTGGCCGACAGCTATCGCCGGCTGCGCAATACGTTGCGCTTCATGCTGGGCAGCCTGGCCGGTTTCGACGAGGCCGAGAAGCTCGCGCCCGATCAGATGCCCGAGCTGGAGCAATGGGTGCTGCATCGTCTGGCGCAGCTGGATCATGCGGTGCGCAAGGGTTACGACGCCTATGATTTCCAGGGGCTGTTCCAGACGCTGTTCCAGTTCTGCACCGTCGATCTGTCGGCCTTCTATTTCGACATCCGCAAGGATGCGCTTTATTGCGACGCGTCGGACAGTCTGCGCCGCCGGGCCGCCCGGACGGTGCTGGACATCCTGTTCCACCGGCTGGTCACATGGCTGGCGCCGATCCTGCCCTTCACGACCGAGGATGTCTGGCTGTCGCGCTTCCCGTCTGAATCCGACAGCGTGCATCTGCATGACTTCCCGGCGACGCCCGCCGACTGGCTGAACGAGCCGCTGGCGGTGAAATGGGACCATATCCGCCGTGCCCGCCGCGTGGTTACCGCCGCGCTGGAGGTCAAGCGGACCGACAAGACCATCGGCGCCAGTCTCGAGGCCGCGCCGGTCGTCCATGTCGAGGAGCCCGAGATGCTGGCGGCGCTGAAATCGGTGGAGTTCGCCGATATCTGCATCACCTCGGACCTGTCGCTGACCGCCGATCCCACCCCGGCCGAGGCCTTCCGCCTGTCCGAACTGCCCGGTCTTGGCGTGGTGTTCGAATTGGCCGAGGGCGAGAAATGCCAGCGTTGCTGGAAGATCCTGCCCGATGTCGGATCGCATGCCCATCCCGGTGTCTGCGGGCGCTGCGATCAGGTTCTGTCCTGATCCGCCAATCGAGAAGGCCCGGATGCAGATCCGGGCCTTTTCCTCAGCGCGTCGGTCAAGGCCGGGCGTGGGTCAGATCAGCCACCAGCCCTTGTTCTTCAGCGTGTTGCGGATTGCCTGTTCCTTGGTCGGCAGTGCGCTGCGATCGAACAACGGGCGGACCTTGTCGCGGCCCTTGCGCTGATAGATCAGCTTTTTCGCAGCCTCCCATTCGCGCAGACGCTTCTTGAGCTTGTTGGGCGCCACGGCCTCTTCCAGCTTGTCCACGGTGCTGTCGCCTTCGCGCGCATAAAGCAGTGGCAGGTTGCGGTAATGGCAGGTGATGTCACCATCCAGCCCGTCCAGTTCCGGTCCGGGCCGGCCGCCGCCGAAGGAATGGATCACCAGCGGCAGCACCGCCTGATCCAGCCAGGGATCGAGACTTTGGCAAGCCAGCGCATCGCCCGGATCGCGCCTGACCTCTTCCGCCCATTCGCCAAAACGCCGCCCGAATTCGACCGGATCGGCACCAAAGAACCAGCCCGCGTTGAAATAGAGATAGCGCGTCCAATGCTCGTCCGGCTGGCTCAGGTCCAGTGACGATTCGAAATCGAGGCCAAAGCGGTCGTAAAGCGATTTCCAGATCCCTCCAAAGCCCGGACCATAGATCGGCGGCTGCGGCCACGTCCCCTCGCGCCGCATCGAGGCCGAGGGCCGGGCAAAGTCGAATGCAACCTTGTCCAGCGGGCCGATAATCAGCGTATCGGTGTCGAAAAAGACGAACGGCTCACCGGCAGGCAGGGCGGCCAGCGCCTCGATCTTGTTGCCATAAGGATAGCTGGCGCCGAAACGGGTGGCGGTGAAGGGCAGGATGGTGGCGCCCATCGCCTCCAGCAAGGCGCGGTTCTCGTCGCTGATGCGGGTCTCGTGCCCGGCCCAGGCGGCTTCGGGCTGCGGCTCGGCCACGAACAGGCGACCCTTCCAGTCGGGCGCATTGGCCCGCAGGCTGGCCGCAAAAACCAACGCCTCGGCCTCCAGTCGCCCCTTCTGCGCCACGATCAGCAGATTCGCGGGCGGCCAGCTGACAGGCTGAGGTTTGACGGCTTCGGGTTTCGCGGCGGTCTTGCGACTGCGGGGTTTGGCCGGGGC
The Paracoccus alcaliphilus DNA segment above includes these coding regions:
- a CDS encoding ABC transporter ATP-binding protein — encoded protein: MSQPLLSTSGLRKGFTGTGEPAVRDVSLQVAAGEILALIGPSGCGKSTTLRMIAGLEAPDSGRVFLSGRDITALATEKRDIGMVFQDYALFPHMSVAQNILFGARDSGPQVLERLLDMVGLSGLAHRYPDELSGGQQQRVALARSFAARPRVILLDEPFSNLDPTLRAATRREIRRMLKSSGLGVIVVTHDQEEALSFADRVAVMHEGAIQQAGTAQEVYDHPVNAFVAGFLGRTNLIEGIADGTTCATPLGRVRLDRSATGLVTLSVRPESLTLRPSDAPDAGRVSAVEFKGHDLTYWVDWRGMEVQVDALNDLRLHEGATVTLEIRGPAVALQDHVRG
- the ampC gene encoding class C beta-lactamase, with amino-acid sequence MKHLSIFSILLSATWFTPVVAQEGQTDFAEKAAPAFERVIEEYDIPGLVVGVTHGGKHSLYQTGLASRGDNRPVTPDTVFELGSISKIFNVTMAALAEKRGTLSLDEPVATYLPSLQGSQAGDLTLMDLATHHSGGLPLQVPDAAEDVDQLVNWLQNWQQPEPDARSYSNVSIGLLGHITASMMDTSYAEAAETILFPALGLTNTWINVPSDAMDQYAYGYDRKTNAPIRVTPGLLDDEAYGVKSTARDMLTLLDIELGNGDVSSEMREAIARTQDGQFQTRLFTQAMIWESYPWPADLERMVEGNGYDFILNPQPMEAIDASTEGEVILNKTGSTNGFGGYVVMVPSEELGVVVLANRNYPNEERVRATYDLMSRILVK
- the ileS gene encoding isoleucine--tRNA ligase gives rise to the protein MSANDSRPDVTDYRETVFLPQTDFPMRAGLPLREPEWLARWARIGIYDRLRERSGGRAPFILHDGPPYANGNLHIGHALNKVLKDFITRSQQMMGRDARYVPGWDCHGLPIEWKIEEQYRQKGQDKDAVDVVEFRQECRRFAEHWVDVQRDEFKRLGVTGKWDDPYLTMDFHAEAVIAAEFMKLVMNGSLYQGSKPVMWSPVEKTALAEAEVEYKDHTSHTIWVRFRPVGDALGGASVVIWTTTPWTIPQNRAVAFNPGIAYGLYEVEAAAENATATPGERLVLADALAESVMVAAKVEGYRRVADVPAADLEGLLLAHPFRGVEGADGEWDYDVPMLPGDHVTDEAGTGFVHTAPSHGDDDYQLGLKHGLPMTYNVEPDGSYRANLPIFGGEAIIQPDGKDGPGNVSVIKQLAYAGALLAKGKVKHSYPHSWRSKAPLIYRNTPQWFAAIDKPLADGMGEYGDTIRARALASIDRLVRWTPQSGRNRIHSMVENRPDWVLSRQRAWGVPLTCFVRRGVKPDAADYLLRDQRVNDRIIAAFERDGADSWYRDGFKAQMLDGVANPEDYEQVMDVLDVWFDSGSTHAFVLRDRADGSPDGIADLYLEGTDQHRGWFQSSLLQASATKGRAPYKGVLTHGFTLDEKGMKMSKSLGNTIVPAKVVEQYGADILRLWVAQVDYSADSRIGPEILKGVADSYRRLRNTLRFMLGSLAGFDEAEKLAPDQMPELEQWVLHRLAQLDHAVRKGYDAYDFQGLFQTLFQFCTVDLSAFYFDIRKDALYCDASDSLRRRAARTVLDILFHRLVTWLAPILPFTTEDVWLSRFPSESDSVHLHDFPATPADWLNEPLAVKWDHIRRARRVVTAALEVKRTDKTIGASLEAAPVVHVEEPEMLAALKSVEFADICITSDLSLTADPTPAEAFRLSELPGLGVVFELAEGEKCQRCWKILPDVGSHAHPGVCGRCDQVLS